The following are encoded in a window of Numida meleagris isolate 19003 breed g44 Domestic line chromosome 11, NumMel1.0, whole genome shotgun sequence genomic DNA:
- the PCBP4 gene encoding poly(rC)-binding protein 4 isoform X1, whose protein sequence is MASPDRASGPGEPQLSITLTLRMLMHGKEIGSIIGKKGETVKRIREQSSARITISEGSCPERITTITGSTDAVFRAVSMIAFKLEEDLGDGTAAGRTPVTLRLVIPASQCGSLIGKAGTKIREIRESTGAQVQVAGDLLPNSTERAVTVSGVPDTIIQCVRQICAVILESPPKGATIPYHPGLSLGTILLSANQGFSMQGQYSGVSPAEVTKLQQMSGHTVPFPPLGHPPSMVPGLDSNSQSSSQEFLVPNDLIGCIIGRHGSKISEIRQMSGAHIKIGNQTEGSSERHITITGSPVSITLAQYLITTCLETAKSTSQVPLGPGSVDLGVGFSQPLAPGSGAALPAVPAAPPALLGTPYALSLSNFIGLKPLSFLALSPSSVAGANGGTATYTTKISAANGTKKADRQKFSPY, encoded by the exons ATGGCATCTCCGGACAGAGCGAGCGGCCCCGGAGAGCCGCAGCTCAGCATCACCCTGACCCTCCGCATGCTGATGCACGGCAAG GAGATCGGCAGCATCATTGGCAAG AAAGGAGAGACGGTAAAGAGGATACGGGAGCAG AGCAGCGCGCGCATCACCATCTCGGAGGGCTCCTGCCCCGAGCGCATCACCACCATCACCGGCTCCACCGACGCCGTCTTCCGCGCCGTCTCCATGATCGCCTTCAAGCTGGAAGAG GACTTGGGTGATGGGACGGCGGCGGGGAGGACGCCGGTGACGCTGCGTCTTGTCATCCCGGCCAGCCAGTGCGGCTCGCTCATCGGCAAGGCGGGCACCAAGATCAGGGAGATCCGGGAG AGCACGGGGGCTCAGGTGCAGGTGGCTGGTGACCTGCTGCCCAACTCCACGGAGCGCGCCGTCACCGTCTCGGGGGTGCCGGACACCATCATCCAGTGCGTGAGGCAGATCTGTGCCGTCATCCTGGAG TCGCCTCCGAAGGGGGCCACCATCCCCTACCACCCTGGGCTCTCCCTGGGCACCATCCTGCTCTCTGCCAACCAG GGTTTCTCCATGCAGGGGCAATACAGCGGGGTCTCTCCGGCAGAA GTCACAAAACTGCAGCAAATGTCAGGGCACACCGTCCCCTTCCCACCACTGGGCCACCCACCCTCCATGGTTCCAG GGCTGGACTCAAACTCCCAAAGCAGCTCCCAGGAGTTCCTGGTGCCCAATGAT CTGATCGGCTGCATCATTGGCCGGCACGGCAGCAAGATCAGTGAGATCCGGCAGATGTCGGGCGCCCACATCAAGATTGGGAACCAGACCGAGGGCTCCAGTGAGCGGCACATCACCATCACCGGGTCCCCCGTCAGCATCACGTTGGCTCAGTACCTCATCACCACCTG CTTAGAGACAGCCAAATCTACCTCCCAGGTGCCACTCGGCCCTGGCTCCGTGGACCTCGGCGTGGGCTTCTCGCAGCCGCTCGCTCCGGGCTCTGGTGCAGCGCTGCCTGCTGTCCCCGCCGCCCCCCCGGCTCTGCTGGGCACACCCTACGCCCTCTCTCTCTCCAACTTCATCGGCCTGAAGCCGCTCTCCTTCCTGGCGCTGTCCCCGTCCTCCGTGGCAGGTGCCAATGGTGGCACTGCCACCTACACGACCAAGATCTCGGCGGCCAACGGCACCAAGAAAGCCGACCGGCAGAAGTTCTCCCCCTACTGA
- the PCBP4 gene encoding poly(rC)-binding protein 4 isoform X3, which produces MIAFKLEEDLGDGTAAGRTPVTLRLVIPASQCGSLIGKAGTKIREIRESTGAQVQVAGDLLPNSTERAVTVSGVPDTIIQCVRQICAVILESPPKGATIPYHPGLSLGTILLSANQGFSMQGQYSGVSPAEVTKLQQMSGHTVPFPPLGHPPSMVPGLDSNSQSSSQEFLVPNDLIGCIIGRHGSKISEIRQMSGAHIKIGNQTEGSSERHITITGSPVSITLAQYLITTCLETAKSTSQVPLGPGSVDLGVGFSQPLAPGSGAALPAVPAAPPALLGTPYALSLSNFIGLKPLSFLALSPSSVAGANGGTATYTTKISAANGTKKADRQKFSPY; this is translated from the exons ATGATCGCCTTCAAGCTGGAAGAG GACTTGGGTGATGGGACGGCGGCGGGGAGGACGCCGGTGACGCTGCGTCTTGTCATCCCGGCCAGCCAGTGCGGCTCGCTCATCGGCAAGGCGGGCACCAAGATCAGGGAGATCCGGGAG AGCACGGGGGCTCAGGTGCAGGTGGCTGGTGACCTGCTGCCCAACTCCACGGAGCGCGCCGTCACCGTCTCGGGGGTGCCGGACACCATCATCCAGTGCGTGAGGCAGATCTGTGCCGTCATCCTGGAG TCGCCTCCGAAGGGGGCCACCATCCCCTACCACCCTGGGCTCTCCCTGGGCACCATCCTGCTCTCTGCCAACCAG GGTTTCTCCATGCAGGGGCAATACAGCGGGGTCTCTCCGGCAGAA GTCACAAAACTGCAGCAAATGTCAGGGCACACCGTCCCCTTCCCACCACTGGGCCACCCACCCTCCATGGTTCCAG GGCTGGACTCAAACTCCCAAAGCAGCTCCCAGGAGTTCCTGGTGCCCAATGAT CTGATCGGCTGCATCATTGGCCGGCACGGCAGCAAGATCAGTGAGATCCGGCAGATGTCGGGCGCCCACATCAAGATTGGGAACCAGACCGAGGGCTCCAGTGAGCGGCACATCACCATCACCGGGTCCCCCGTCAGCATCACGTTGGCTCAGTACCTCATCACCACCTG CTTAGAGACAGCCAAATCTACCTCCCAGGTGCCACTCGGCCCTGGCTCCGTGGACCTCGGCGTGGGCTTCTCGCAGCCGCTCGCTCCGGGCTCTGGTGCAGCGCTGCCTGCTGTCCCCGCCGCCCCCCCGGCTCTGCTGGGCACACCCTACGCCCTCTCTCTCTCCAACTTCATCGGCCTGAAGCCGCTCTCCTTCCTGGCGCTGTCCCCGTCCTCCGTGGCAGGTGCCAATGGTGGCACTGCCACCTACACGACCAAGATCTCGGCGGCCAACGGCACCAAGAAAGCCGACCGGCAGAAGTTCTCCCCCTACTGA
- the ABHD14A gene encoding protein ABHD14A, with the protein MPRGRPALLAVGALLACGLLLLLPAARRHAPARGPANATVRAGVVLGDPAVAYREAAGPRFLAPSRPDVLLLHGQAFTSGTWQALGTLALLAAEGHRAVAVDLPGYGDSPPAGTVATQRGRAAFLQRVVRQLGLRKPVLVSPSMSGRFALPFLLAHGEQLAGFVPIAPVGTREYTAAQYQQVQTPTLILYGDRDTGLGQQALQSLQHLPRHRVVVLPGAGHACYMDKPEDFHRALLGFLGQLQ; encoded by the exons ATGCCCCGCGGCCGCCCGGCGCTGCTGGCCGTCGGCGCGCTGCTGGCCTGtggcctgctcctgctgctgcccgccgcccgccgccatGCTCCGGCCCGAGGCCCGGCCAACGCCACGGTGCGGGCGGGAGTGGTGCTGGGTGACCCCGCCGTCGCCTACAGGGAGGCCGCCGGGCCGCGGTTCCTCGCGCCCAGCAG GCCCgacgtgctgctgctgcacggcCAGGCCTTCACCTCCGGCACGTGGCAGGCCCTGGGCACGCTGGCGCTGCTCGCCGCCGAAGGACACCGCGCTGTCGCCGTCGATCTGCCCG GCTATGGGGACTCGCCCCCCGCGGGGACGGTGGCCACGCAGCGGGGTCGGGCGGCCTTCCTGCAGCGCGTCGTGCGGCAGCTGGGCCTGCGGAAGCCGGTCCTCGTCAGCCCGTCCATGAGCGGCCGCTTCGCCCTGCCCTTCCTCCTGGCACACGGTGAGCAGCTGGCCGGCTTCGTGCCCATCGCGCCCGTGGGCACGCGGGAATACACCGCCGCGCAGTACCAACAGGTCCAG aCGCCCACCTTGATCCTGTACGGTGACCGTGACACTGGCCTGGGCCAGCAGGCCCTGCAGAgcctccagcacctccccaggCACCGCGTGGTTGTGCTGCCCGGCGCCGGCCACGCCTGCTACATGGACAAGCCAGAAGACTTCCACCGGGCCCTGCTGGGCTTCCTGGGccagctgcagtga
- the LOC110405015 gene encoding probable G-protein coupled receptor — MQEICPCDTGSGVAGLVPVGMASRTGPNTTASLENPSIPEQSTAREVLGLLCMVLLTITALVANVVVMVVILKTPLVRKFIFVCHLCVVDLLSAIFLMPLGIISSSSCFDRVIYSIAECQALIFLNVCFISASILTVSVISVERYYYIVHPLRYEVRMTIRLAVAGVILIWVKSVLITILALVGWPQDNGATSASRCTVFWSPGAHKKAFVIIFSIACFILPTIIIFAVYCSVYRVARLAALQHAPAPAAAPRPRCDSIASQLTIVTVRNLPLPRLAPERFLGGNKAILTLLLIVGQFLCCWLPFFAFHLHSSVGAAAEGGGHGEMVVTWIAYSSFAINPFFYGLLNRQIRQELARLWRSLLHRPLGQELCLAISEASVQENVLQFLQRATCTLETHAGCISPRNRLEQGKGGCPIPGQVPEESGQEQSSVPP; from the coding sequence ATGCAGGAAATCTGTCCGTGTGACACTGGCAGTGGAGTTGCTGGCTTAGTCCCCGTGGGCATGGCGAGCCGGACGGGGCCAAACACCACGGCCAGCCTGGAGAACCCCTCCATCCCAGAGCAGTCCACAGCACGGGAGGTGCTGGGCCTCCTCTGCATGGTCCTGCTCACTATCACTGCTCTAGTGGCCAacgtggtggtgatggtggtcATCCTGAAGACCCCACTCGTCCGCAAGTTCATCTTCGTCTGCCACCTCTGCGTGGTTGACCTCCTCTCTGCCATCTTCCTCATGCCCCTGGGGATcatctccagctcctcctgcttcGACAGGGTCATCTACAGCATCGCCGAGTGCCAGGCCTTGATATTCCTCAACGTCTGCTTCATCAGCGCCTCCATCCTCACCGTCTCCGTCATCAGCGTCGAGCGGTACTACTACATCGTCCACCCGCTGCGCTACGAGGTCAGGATGACCATCAGGCTGGCGGTGGCCGGGGTCATCCTCATTTGGGTCAAGTCTGTCCTCATCACCATCCTGGCGCTGGTGGGCTGGCCTCAAGACAACGGGGCCACCAGCGCCAGCCGCTGCACGGTCTTCTGGAGCCCCGGCGCCCACAAGAAGGCTTTTGTCATCATCTTCAGCATCGCCTGCTTCATCCTGCCCACCATCATCATCTTCGCCGTCTACTGTAGTGTCTACCGGGTGGCCCGGCTGGCGGCCCTACAGCACGCGCCCGCCCCGGCGGCTgccccgcggccccgctgcGACTCCATTGCCAGCCAACTGACCATCGTCACCGTGCGGAACCTGCCGCTGCCCCGGCTGGCACCCGAGCGCTTTTTGGGAGGGAACAAGGCCATCCTCACCTTGCTCCTCATCGTGGGACAgttcctgtgctgctggctgcccttcTTCGCCTTCCACCTGCACTCCTCCGTCGGTGCCGCTGCGGAGGGCGGCGGGCACGGAGAGATGGTGGTCACCTGGATTGCCTACTCCTCCTTCGCCATCAACCCCTTCTTCTACGGGCTGCTTAACCGGCAGATCCGCCAGGAGCTGGCCCGGCTCTGGCGCAGTCTCCTCCACCGTCCGCTGGGCCAGGAGCTGTGCTTGGCCATCTCCGAGGCCTCCGTCCAGGAAAACGTCCTGCAGTTCCTCCAGAGAGCCACCTGCACGCTGGAAACCCACGCTGGGTGCATCAGCCCCAGGAacaggctggagcagggcaAGGGGGGCTGCCCCATCCCGGGACAAGTTCCCGAAGAGAGTGGCCAAGAGCAAAGCTCCGTGCCACCGTAG
- the PARP3 gene encoding poly [ADP-ribose] polymerase 3 isoform X1, with amino-acid sequence MAPKRRAPPQPQPADGSKKAKGGQGEEEDAWSSALTALKTAPKEKPPATIDGQCPLSAGPDAQVYEDYDCTLNQTNIRANNNKFYIIQLIQHDGAYSTWTRWGRVGEVGQSKLQPFTSLEAAKKDFEKKFREKTKNSWAARENFVAQPGKYTLIEVQPGAGQEVEVALRVDGVGDEKVPKRRVLPCALDKPTQDLVALIFSSDMFHHAMQTMNIDVKKMPLGKLSKQQIARGFEALEELEAALGERPRRISHLEELSSRFYTIVPHNFGRARPPPIDSPELLRAKKDMLLVLADIEVAQSLQAQKVEEEEEVAHPLDQDYALLCCQLTLLEPTSREYQLILNYVAQTGGQVHVLNVWMVAREGEDKIFQAHDHLEHRRLLWHGTNVAVVAAILRNGLRIMPHSGGRVGKGIYFASENSKSACYVGCTSQRVGLMFLTEVALGKLYRITSDDPTLRQPPDGYDSVLACGRTEPDPAQDEEVLLDGKKVLVCQGKPIPMPAYNDSSFFQSEYLIYQESQCRIRYLVQLRF; translated from the exons ATGGCCCCCAAGCGCCGAGCACCCCCTCAACCCCAGCCTGCAGATGGGAGCAAGAAAGCAAAGGGGGGgcaaggggaggaggaggatgcctGGAGCTCTGCGCTCACCGCCCTGAAGACAGCCCCCAAGGAGAAGCCCCCCGCCACCATTGATGGGCAATGTCCCCTGAGTGCGGGGCCAGACGCCCAG gtCTATGAGGACTATGACTGCACCCTGAACCAGACCAACATCAGAGCCAACAACAACAAGTTCTACATCATCCAGCTCATCCAGCACGACGGCGCCTACAGCACCTGGACCCGCTGGGGACGCGTG GGAGAAGTGGGCCAGTCCAAGCTCCAGCCCTTCACCTCTCTGGAAGCTGCCAAGAAGGATTTTGAGAAGAAGTTTCGGGAAAAGACCAAGAACAGCTGGGCTGCACGGGAGAACTTTGTGGCCCAGCCGGGGAAGTACACGCTGATCGAGGTGCAGCCCGGCGCCGGGCAGGAGGTGGAGGTGGCCCTCAGG GTGGATGGCGTGGGTGATGAGAAGGTCCCCAAGCGCCGTGTGCTGCCTTGTGCCTTGGACAAGCCCACGCAGGACCTGGTGGCTCTTATCTTCAGCAGCGACATGTTCCACCACGCCATGCAGACCATGAATATCG ACGTGAAGAAGATGCCGTTGGGGAAGCTGAGCAAGCAGCAGATTGCTCGGGGCTTCGAGGcactggaggagctggaggcagcgCTGGGGGAGCGACCCCGCAGGATCTCCCACCTGGAGGAGCTCTCCTCCCGCTTCTACACCATCGTGCCCCACAACTTCGGGCGGGCACGGCCACCCCCCATCGATTCCCCCGAGCTGCTGCGTGCCAAGAAGGACATGCTGCTG GTGCTGGCTGACATCGAAGTGGCACAGAGTCTGCAGGCACAGAaggtggaggaagaggaggaggtcGCCCACCCCCTGGACCAGGACTAcgccctgctgtgctgccagctcaCCCTGCTGGAGCCAACCTCTCGGGAGTATCAG CTGATCCTGAACTATGTGGCACAGACAGGGGGCCAGGTCCATGTCCTCAACGTCTGGATGGTGGCCAGGGAGGGTGAG GACAAGATCTTCCAGGCCCACGACCACCTGGAACACCGACGCCTGCTGTGGCACGGCACCAACGTGGCAGTGGTGGCAGCCATCCTGAGGAATGGGCTGCGCATCATGCCCCACTCGGGCGGGCGCGTGGGCAAGGGCATCTACTTTGCTTCTGAGAACAGCAAATCTGCCTGCTACG TGGGCTGCACATCCCAGCGGGTCGGCCTGATGTTCCTGACGGAGGTGGCTCTGGGCAAGCTGTACCGCATCACCAGCGACGATCCCACGCTGCGGCAGCCCCCCGATGGCTATGACAGCGTCCTGGCCTGCGGCCGCACGGAACCAG ACCCCGCACAGGATGAGGAGGTGCTGCTGGATGGGAAGAAGGTGCTGGTGTGCCAAGGCAAGCCTATCCCCATGCCTGCCTACAACGACTCGTCCTTCTTCCAAAGCGAGTACCTCATCTACCAGGAGAGCCAGTGCCGGATCCGCTACCTCGTCCAGCTCCGCTTCTGA
- the PARP3 gene encoding poly [ADP-ribose] polymerase 3 isoform X2: MSPECGARRPVPPRCCLPQVYEDYDCTLNQTNIRANNNKFYIIQLIQHDGAYSTWTRWGRVGEVGQSKLQPFTSLEAAKKDFEKKFREKTKNSWAARENFVAQPGKYTLIEVQPGAGQEVEVALRVDGVGDEKVPKRRVLPCALDKPTQDLVALIFSSDMFHHAMQTMNIDVKKMPLGKLSKQQIARGFEALEELEAALGERPRRISHLEELSSRFYTIVPHNFGRARPPPIDSPELLRAKKDMLLVLADIEVAQSLQAQKVEEEEEVAHPLDQDYALLCCQLTLLEPTSREYQLILNYVAQTGGQVHVLNVWMVAREGEDKIFQAHDHLEHRRLLWHGTNVAVVAAILRNGLRIMPHSGGRVGKGIYFASENSKSACYVGCTSQRVGLMFLTEVALGKLYRITSDDPTLRQPPDGYDSVLACGRTEPDPAQDEEVLLDGKKVLVCQGKPIPMPAYNDSSFFQSEYLIYQESQCRIRYLVQLRF, encoded by the exons ATGTCCCCTGAGTGCGGGGCCAGACGCCCAG tgccaccccgctgctgcctgccccaggtCTATGAGGACTATGACTGCACCCTGAACCAGACCAACATCAGAGCCAACAACAACAAGTTCTACATCATCCAGCTCATCCAGCACGACGGCGCCTACAGCACCTGGACCCGCTGGGGACGCGTG GGAGAAGTGGGCCAGTCCAAGCTCCAGCCCTTCACCTCTCTGGAAGCTGCCAAGAAGGATTTTGAGAAGAAGTTTCGGGAAAAGACCAAGAACAGCTGGGCTGCACGGGAGAACTTTGTGGCCCAGCCGGGGAAGTACACGCTGATCGAGGTGCAGCCCGGCGCCGGGCAGGAGGTGGAGGTGGCCCTCAGG GTGGATGGCGTGGGTGATGAGAAGGTCCCCAAGCGCCGTGTGCTGCCTTGTGCCTTGGACAAGCCCACGCAGGACCTGGTGGCTCTTATCTTCAGCAGCGACATGTTCCACCACGCCATGCAGACCATGAATATCG ACGTGAAGAAGATGCCGTTGGGGAAGCTGAGCAAGCAGCAGATTGCTCGGGGCTTCGAGGcactggaggagctggaggcagcgCTGGGGGAGCGACCCCGCAGGATCTCCCACCTGGAGGAGCTCTCCTCCCGCTTCTACACCATCGTGCCCCACAACTTCGGGCGGGCACGGCCACCCCCCATCGATTCCCCCGAGCTGCTGCGTGCCAAGAAGGACATGCTGCTG GTGCTGGCTGACATCGAAGTGGCACAGAGTCTGCAGGCACAGAaggtggaggaagaggaggaggtcGCCCACCCCCTGGACCAGGACTAcgccctgctgtgctgccagctcaCCCTGCTGGAGCCAACCTCTCGGGAGTATCAG CTGATCCTGAACTATGTGGCACAGACAGGGGGCCAGGTCCATGTCCTCAACGTCTGGATGGTGGCCAGGGAGGGTGAG GACAAGATCTTCCAGGCCCACGACCACCTGGAACACCGACGCCTGCTGTGGCACGGCACCAACGTGGCAGTGGTGGCAGCCATCCTGAGGAATGGGCTGCGCATCATGCCCCACTCGGGCGGGCGCGTGGGCAAGGGCATCTACTTTGCTTCTGAGAACAGCAAATCTGCCTGCTACG TGGGCTGCACATCCCAGCGGGTCGGCCTGATGTTCCTGACGGAGGTGGCTCTGGGCAAGCTGTACCGCATCACCAGCGACGATCCCACGCTGCGGCAGCCCCCCGATGGCTATGACAGCGTCCTGGCCTGCGGCCGCACGGAACCAG ACCCCGCACAGGATGAGGAGGTGCTGCTGGATGGGAAGAAGGTGCTGGTGTGCCAAGGCAAGCCTATCCCCATGCCTGCCTACAACGACTCGTCCTTCTTCCAAAGCGAGTACCTCATCTACCAGGAGAGCCAGTGCCGGATCCGCTACCTCGTCCAGCTCCGCTTCTGA
- the ACY1 gene encoding aminoacylase-1, whose product MAPGKQGKSAGASENPSVTLFREYLRIDTVHPKPDYDAAIQFLERVGVDLGLACQKVEVCQGRVVLVLTWPGTNPRLRSILLNSHTDVVPVFEEHWTYPPFEAVKDSQGNIYARGAQDMKCVSIQYLEAIRRLKAEGKSFARTIHLTFVPDEEIGGHKGMEMFVRRPEFKALNVGFALDEGLASPSDTYSIFYGEKGPWWIKVKCTGSPGHGSRFVTNTAAEKLHKVITSFLAFRESEKQRLKSNSSLTLGDVTSLNMTMLEGGVSFNVVPSEMAAGFDVRIPPTVDLKAFEEQVAAWCREAGDGVTYEFHQKCMDQHITSTEESDPWWKAFSGVCRDMKLPFKLEIFPAATDSRYIRAAGHPALGFSPMNRTPVLLHDHNEFLNEDVFLRGIDIYARLLPALASVPPLPAEG is encoded by the exons ATGGCACCCGGCAAGCAAGGGAAGAGCGCGGGGGCCTCGGAGAACCCCTCGGTGACACTTTTCCGCGAGTACCTGAGGATCGACACCGTGCACCCCAAGCCTGACTACG ATGCGGCCATCCAGTTTTTGGAGCGTGTCGGCGTCGACTTGGGCTTGGCGTGCCAGAAAGTGGAG GTGTGCCAGGGCCGCGTGGTGCTGGTCCTCACCTGGCCGGGCACAAACCCCCGCCTGCGCTCCATCCTGCTCAACTCCCACACCGACGTTGTGCCGGTTTTTGAG GAGCACTGGACCTACCCGCCCTTCGAGGCTGTTAAGGATTCCCAGGGCAACATCTACGCCCGGGGTGCCCAGGACATGAAGTGCGTCTCCATCCA GTACCTTGAGGCCATCCGAAGGCTgaaggcagaggggaagagCTTTGCCCGCACCATCCACCTGACCTTTGTGCCTG ATGAGGAGATAGGTGGACACAAGGGCATGGAGATGTTCGTGCGGCGCCCGGAGTTCAAAGCGCTCAACGTGGGCTTTGCCCTGGATGAAG GCTTGGCCAGCCCATCTGACACCTACAGCATCTTCTATGGCGAGAAGGGCCCTTGGT GGATCAAGGTGAAGTGCACGGGCAGCCCTGGGCATGGGTCCCGCTTCGTCACTAACACCGCGGCCGAGAAGTTG CACAAAGTGATCACCTCCTTCCTGGCCTTCAGGGAGAGTGAGAAGCAGAG GCTTAAGTCCAACTCAAGCCTGACCCTGGGGGATGTCACCTCGCTCAACATGACCATGCTGGAGGGGGGAGTCTCCTTCAATGTGGTGCCCTCTGAGATGGCCGCCGGCTTTGACGTCCGCATCCCGCCCACTGTGGACCTGAAG GCCTTCGAGGAGCAGGTGGCTGCGTGGTGCCGGGAGGCTGGGGACGGTGTCACTTATGAGTTTCACCAG AAATGCATGGACCAGCACATCACCTCCACGGAGGAGTCTGACCCGTGGTGGAAAGCCTTCAGCGGGGTCTGCAGGGACAT GAAGCTGCCTTTCAAGCTGGAGATCTTCCCAGCTGCCACTGACAGCCGCTACATCCGGGCG GCAGGGCACCCGGCCCTCGGCTTCTCGCCCATGAACCGCACCCCGGTGCTGCTCCACGACCACAATGAGTTCCTCAACGAGGATGTCTTCCTGCGGGGCATTGACATCTACGCCCGCCTCCTGCCAGCCCTGGCCTCTGTGCCCCCCCTGCCTGCCGAGGGCTGA
- the PCBP4 gene encoding poly(rC)-binding protein 4 isoform X2, with translation MASPDRASGPGEPQLSITLTLRMLMHGKEIGSIIGKKGETVKRIREQSSARITISEGSCPERITTITGSTDAVFRAVSMIAFKLEEDLGDGTAAGRTPVTLRLVIPASQCGSLIGKAGTKIREIRESTGAQVQVAGDLLPNSTERAVTVSGVPDTIIQCVRQICAVILESPPKGATIPYHPGLSLGTILLSANQGFSMQGQYSGVSPAEVTKLQQMSGHTVPFPPLGHPPSMVPGLDSNSQSSSQEFLVPNDLIGCIIGRHGSKISEIRQMSGAHIKIGNQTEGSSERHITITGSPVSITLAQYLITTWCHSALAPWTSAWASRSRSLRALVQRCLLSPPPPRLCWAHPTPSLSPTSSA, from the exons ATGGCATCTCCGGACAGAGCGAGCGGCCCCGGAGAGCCGCAGCTCAGCATCACCCTGACCCTCCGCATGCTGATGCACGGCAAG GAGATCGGCAGCATCATTGGCAAG AAAGGAGAGACGGTAAAGAGGATACGGGAGCAG AGCAGCGCGCGCATCACCATCTCGGAGGGCTCCTGCCCCGAGCGCATCACCACCATCACCGGCTCCACCGACGCCGTCTTCCGCGCCGTCTCCATGATCGCCTTCAAGCTGGAAGAG GACTTGGGTGATGGGACGGCGGCGGGGAGGACGCCGGTGACGCTGCGTCTTGTCATCCCGGCCAGCCAGTGCGGCTCGCTCATCGGCAAGGCGGGCACCAAGATCAGGGAGATCCGGGAG AGCACGGGGGCTCAGGTGCAGGTGGCTGGTGACCTGCTGCCCAACTCCACGGAGCGCGCCGTCACCGTCTCGGGGGTGCCGGACACCATCATCCAGTGCGTGAGGCAGATCTGTGCCGTCATCCTGGAG TCGCCTCCGAAGGGGGCCACCATCCCCTACCACCCTGGGCTCTCCCTGGGCACCATCCTGCTCTCTGCCAACCAG GGTTTCTCCATGCAGGGGCAATACAGCGGGGTCTCTCCGGCAGAA GTCACAAAACTGCAGCAAATGTCAGGGCACACCGTCCCCTTCCCACCACTGGGCCACCCACCCTCCATGGTTCCAG GGCTGGACTCAAACTCCCAAAGCAGCTCCCAGGAGTTCCTGGTGCCCAATGAT CTGATCGGCTGCATCATTGGCCGGCACGGCAGCAAGATCAGTGAGATCCGGCAGATGTCGGGCGCCCACATCAAGATTGGGAACCAGACCGAGGGCTCCAGTGAGCGGCACATCACCATCACCGGGTCCCCCGTCAGCATCACGTTGGCTCAGTACCTCATCACCACCTG GTGCCACTCGGCCCTGGCTCCGTGGACCTCGGCGTGGGCTTCTCGCAGCCGCTCGCTCCGGGCTCTGGTGCAGCGCTGCCTGCTGTCCCCGCCGCCCCCCCGGCTCTGCTGGGCACACCCTACGCCCTCTCTCTCTCCAACTTCATCGGCCTGA
- the LOC110405019 gene encoding protein ABHD14B-like, which produces MAGAQLTEGAVTVEGQSLFYREARPQQAPRLNVLLLHGIRFSSDTWLQLRTLALLADAGHRAVAIDLPGLGRSKDAAAPAPVGQPAPGAFLKAVVEALGLAPAVVVSPSLSGMYSLPFLFQHGHLLKAYVPVAPICTEKFEAEQYARVETPTLIVYGDQDADLGQASLSNLRHLARHQVLVLQGAGHACYLDKPEEWHRGLLAFLQQLE; this is translated from the exons ATGGCCGGCGCGCAGCTCACCGAGGGCGCCGTGACGGTGGAGGGGCAGAGCCTCTTCTACCGGGAGGCCCGCCCGCAGCAGGCCCCGCGGCTGaacgtgctgctgctgcacggcATCCGCTTCTCCTCGGACACCTGGCTGCAGCTGCGCACGCTGGCCCTGCTGGCTGACGCCGGTCACCGGGCCGTGGCCATCGACCTGCCCG GGCTGGGCCGCTCAAAGGATGCTGCGGCCCCCGCGCCCGTGGGGCAGCCGGCACCGGGGGCCTTCCTGAAGGCTGTGGTGGAGGCGCTGGGCCTGGCCCCGGCCGTGGTGGTCAGCCCGTCGCTCAGCGGCATGTACTCGCTGCCCTTCCTCTTCCAGCACGGGCACCTGCTGAAGGCCTACGTGCCCGTGGCGCCCATCTGCACGGAGAAGTTTGAGGCCGAGCAGTACGCCCGCGTCGAG ACACCCACCCTGATCGTCTACGGGGACCAGGACGCCGATCTGGGCCAGGCCAGCCTCAGCAACCTGCGGCACTTGGCCCGCCAccaggtgctggtgctgcagggcgCCGGGCACGCCTGCTACCTGGACAAGCCCGAGGAGTGGCACCGTGGGCTGCTGGCCTTCCTGCAGCAGTTGGAGTGA